One window from the genome of Candidatus Angelobacter sp. encodes:
- a CDS encoding carbamoyl-phosphate synthase domain-containing protein, with amino-acid sequence MKAILALEDGTVFHGDSFGARATACGEVCFNTSMTGYQEILTDPSYKGQIVAMTYPLIGNYGVNQQDVESWRPHVAGFVIRELSPVVSNWRADFSLAEYLEKHGIPGIQGVDTRALTKRLRVGGAMKGLISTEGVS; translated from the coding sequence ATGAAAGCGATTCTGGCCCTCGAAGACGGCACGGTTTTTCACGGAGACAGCTTTGGCGCGCGCGCGACCGCGTGCGGCGAGGTTTGCTTCAACACTTCCATGACAGGGTATCAGGAAATCCTGACGGACCCGTCGTACAAAGGACAGATCGTTGCGATGACGTATCCCCTGATTGGCAATTACGGAGTCAACCAGCAGGATGTGGAGTCCTGGAGGCCGCATGTGGCAGGATTTGTGATTCGCGAACTTTCGCCCGTGGTCAGCAACTGGCGGGCGGATTTTTCTCTGGCGGAGTACCTTGAAAAGCACGGCATTCCGGGCATACAGGGCGTTGATACGCGAGCCCTGACGAAGAGACTGCGGGTTGGGGGGGCGATGAAGGGCCTGATATCCACTGAAGGTGTTTC